One stretch of Clostridia bacterium DNA includes these proteins:
- a CDS encoding ATP-binding protein: MRIAVASGKGGTGKTLVATSLALSLASAGTPVQFADCDVDAPNAHLFLRPKLDGREEVTVAVPRVDENRCTFCRRCAEVCAFKAIAVLGQAVLVFPELCHGCGVCTHFCPEGAITEEKRAIGVIEEGQAGPLAFVQGRLNLGEPLAPPVIRRVKAHVRPGVTAVLDAPPGTACPAVETVKGSDFCLLVTEPTPFGLHDLELAVEVARTLGVPAGVILNRAGIGEDAAVEEFCREQGLPLLLKIPFDRSIAQAYAQGLTLVEAQPGWREEFLRLAEAAKDRTGAQ; the protein is encoded by the coding sequence ATGCGCATCGCCGTAGCCAGCGGGAAAGGCGGAACCGGCAAGACCTTGGTGGCCACGAGCCTGGCCCTTTCCCTGGCCTCGGCCGGAACTCCGGTCCAGTTTGCCGACTGCGACGTGGACGCGCCCAACGCCCACCTCTTCCTCCGCCCGAAACTCGACGGGCGGGAGGAGGTTACGGTGGCCGTACCCCGCGTAGACGAAAACCGCTGCACCTTCTGCCGCCGCTGTGCCGAGGTATGCGCCTTCAAGGCCATAGCCGTACTGGGGCAGGCGGTGCTGGTCTTCCCGGAGCTTTGTCACGGCTGCGGCGTCTGTACGCACTTTTGCCCCGAGGGGGCCATAACCGAAGAAAAGAGAGCCATCGGAGTGATAGAAGAGGGACAGGCCGGGCCGCTGGCCTTCGTCCAGGGGAGGCTCAATCTGGGCGAGCCGCTGGCTCCGCCGGTAATCCGGCGGGTAAAGGCCCATGTCCGGCCCGGAGTTACCGCCGTGCTGGACGCTCCGCCCGGCACCGCCTGCCCGGCGGTAGAAACGGTCAAAGGCTCGGACTTTTGCCTGCTGGTGACCGAACCCACTCCCTTCGGCCTCCACGACCTGGAGCTGGCCGTGGAGGTGGCCCGCACCCTGGGGGTGCCGGCGGGCGTGATCCTCAACCGGGCCGGTATCGGCGAGGACGCGGCGGTGGAGGAATTCTGCCGGGAACAGGGGCTGCCGCTTCTCTTGAAGATTCCTTTTGATCGAAGCATCGCCCAGGCCTACGCCCAGGGCCTCACGCTGGTGGAGGCCCAGCCCGGCTGGCGGGAGGAATTCCTGCGCCTGGCGGAAGCGGCAAAAGATCGGACCGGGGCCCAATAA
- a CDS encoding HEPN domain-containing protein, producing the protein MRKPYLVEAERWLTQAKDEFADADDLRRRGRFYLALFHFQQAAEKALKAYLYLRLKSAEAFRIHSVNELARLAAELDPDFLDVLPAKMLDRYYIPTRYPNGLPGGVPSRYFDDPEEAKAAMEAAKAVVELVEKKLLSEGR; encoded by the coding sequence ATGAGAAAACCCTACCTGGTGGAGGCTGAAAGGTGGCTTACCCAGGCCAAGGATGAGTTCGCAGACGCAGACGATCTCCGCCGCCGAGGCCGTTTCTACCTAGCCCTCTTCCACTTCCAACAGGCGGCAGAGAAAGCCTTAAAGGCCTACCTCTATCTTAGGCTGAAGTCTGCCGAGGCTTTCCGTATCCACTCGGTAAACGAATTGGCGCGGTTGGCGGCCGAACTGGACCCCGACTTCCTCGACGTCTTGCCGGCCAAGATGCTCGACCGCTACTATATCCCCACCCGCTACCCCAACGGCCTTCCGGGAGGCGTTCCCTCGCGCTACTTCGATGACCCAGAGGAAGCCAAGGCCGCCATGGAGGCGGCCAAAGCAGTGGTTGAGTTAGTAGAAAAGAAGCTGCTCAGCGAGGGCCGCTAG
- a CDS encoding nucleotidyltransferase domain-containing protein, whose amino-acid sequence MSELGKILEAKQRRKARLDRALAELCSQLRELGALKIILFGSMVRNETDVDSDLDLLVVMPATRRGKEWGRMVYERVECAVASDILVYNERELQEELPVNSFLQEILAFGRALE is encoded by the coding sequence ATGTCTGAACTCGGGAAGATCCTGGAGGCAAAGCAACGGCGCAAGGCCCGGTTAGATCGGGCCCTGGCCGAGCTCTGCTCACAGTTGCGCGAACTAGGAGCGCTGAAGATCATACTGTTCGGGTCGATGGTCAGAAACGAGACCGACGTTGACAGCGACCTTGACCTGCTGGTGGTGATGCCGGCCACCCGTAGAGGCAAAGAGTGGGGGCGGATGGTGTACGAGCGGGTGGAGTGCGCGGTGGCCAGCGACATTCTGGTTTATAACGAGCGGGAACTCCAGGAGGAGCTACCGGTGAATAGTTTTCTGCAGGAGATACTGGCTTTCGGGAGGGCACTAGAATAA
- a CDS encoding ribonucleoside triphosphate reductase, whose amino-acid sequence MSKTNLPQGIVKRDGRVEAFDPGRIEAAARKALQATSEAPDAGAVAAAVSAAVVEKLAAAGRHLPYLEEVQDLVERTLMEQGLFATAKAYILYREQRRRVREMKALVSQDLIDAYLEEADWRVRENANAGFSLQGLNNYLVGALAAEYWLERVYPPEVREAHRSGDLHLHDLNLIALYCAGWDLQKLLREGFNGVAGHTEASPPKHLRSALGQLYNFIYTLQGETAGANAVSNFDTLFAPFVRADNLNYDQVKQALQEFVFNLNVPTRVGFQTPFSNVSLDVSVPDFLSREPAVVGGKDMPFSYGDLQEEVNLVNRAFCEVMLEGDARGRGFTFPIPTYGVTREFFAGPSSGEVFRLAARYGSPYFSNFISSDQRPEDVRSMCCRLRLDTSELLRRGGGLFGANPQTGSIGVVTLNLARLGYLARDEEDLFARLARLAGIAVTALEVKRKALERFAEAGLYPFTARYLAEVKQRFGRLFANHFSTIGVVGGNEMCLNLLGTGISRPEGRRLALKVLEFLREFCRQAQQQTGNLYNLEATPAEGASYRLAKIDKEKYPDLIVANQEAWRKGAAPYYSNSTTLPVDATDDVFELLDHQEELQAMYTGGTVVHVWIGEENPDPGACAEFVRRVFQNYRLPYLSLTPTYSVCAAHGYLSGRHDTCPRCGSECEVYSRVVGYYRPVRRWNAGKQAEFRDRRTFAVGR is encoded by the coding sequence TTGTCTAAGACCAATCTACCGCAAGGTATCGTCAAGCGCGACGGACGGGTGGAAGCCTTCGACCCCGGTCGGATCGAGGCTGCGGCCCGCAAGGCCCTGCAGGCCACCAGTGAAGCCCCGGATGCCGGGGCGGTGGCGGCGGCGGTGTCCGCCGCAGTGGTGGAGAAGCTGGCGGCTGCCGGCCGGCACCTACCCTACCTGGAAGAGGTTCAGGACCTGGTGGAGCGCACCCTGATGGAGCAGGGCCTTTTTGCCACCGCCAAGGCCTACATCCTTTACCGGGAGCAGCGGCGCCGGGTCCGGGAAATGAAGGCCCTGGTTTCGCAGGACTTGATCGACGCCTACCTGGAAGAGGCCGACTGGCGGGTGAGGGAGAACGCCAACGCGGGGTTCTCCCTGCAGGGGCTCAACAACTACCTGGTGGGGGCCCTGGCGGCGGAGTACTGGCTGGAAAGGGTATACCCGCCCGAGGTGCGGGAAGCCCACCGGAGCGGGGACCTGCACCTGCACGACCTGAACCTCATCGCCCTCTACTGCGCCGGCTGGGACCTGCAGAAGCTCCTCCGGGAAGGCTTCAACGGGGTGGCCGGCCACACCGAGGCCAGCCCGCCGAAGCACCTCCGGTCTGCGCTGGGCCAGCTCTACAACTTCATCTACACCCTCCAGGGAGAGACCGCCGGCGCCAACGCGGTATCCAACTTCGACACCTTGTTTGCCCCCTTTGTCAGAGCCGATAACCTCAACTACGACCAGGTGAAGCAGGCCCTGCAGGAGTTCGTCTTTAACCTCAACGTGCCCACCCGGGTCGGCTTTCAGACCCCGTTTTCCAACGTTTCGCTGGACGTTTCGGTTCCGGACTTCCTCTCCCGGGAGCCGGCGGTGGTGGGCGGGAAGGATATGCCCTTTTCCTACGGCGACCTCCAGGAGGAAGTCAACCTTGTCAACCGCGCTTTCTGCGAGGTCATGCTCGAAGGGGACGCCCGGGGCCGGGGCTTCACCTTCCCCATACCCACCTACGGCGTCACCCGGGAATTCTTCGCCGGTCCTTCCTCCGGTGAGGTCTTCCGCCTGGCGGCGCGCTACGGCAGCCCCTACTTCTCCAACTTCATCTCCTCGGACCAGCGCCCCGAGGACGTGCGCTCCATGTGCTGCCGGCTGAGGCTCGATACCTCGGAACTCCTGCGCCGGGGCGGCGGCCTGTTCGGCGCCAACCCCCAGACCGGGAGCATCGGTGTGGTGACCCTGAACCTGGCCCGCCTGGGCTACCTGGCGCGGGACGAGGAGGACCTCTTCGCGCGCCTGGCCCGGCTGGCCGGGATCGCCGTGACCGCCCTGGAGGTCAAGCGCAAGGCGCTGGAGCGCTTCGCCGAGGCGGGGCTGTACCCCTTTACCGCCCGGTATCTTGCCGAGGTGAAGCAGCGGTTCGGCAGGCTGTTCGCCAACCACTTCTCCACCATCGGCGTGGTCGGGGGCAACGAGATGTGCCTGAACCTGCTGGGGACAGGCATTTCCCGCCCGGAAGGGAGGCGCCTGGCGCTGAAGGTGCTGGAGTTCCTGCGCGAGTTCTGCCGCCAAGCCCAGCAGCAGACCGGGAATCTTTACAACCTGGAGGCCACGCCGGCCGAGGGGGCATCTTACCGGCTGGCCAAGATCGACAAGGAGAAGTACCCGGACCTTATCGTGGCCAACCAGGAGGCCTGGCGAAAAGGAGCGGCGCCGTACTACAGTAATTCGACAACGCTGCCGGTGGACGCCACCGACGACGTCTTCGAGCTGCTGGACCACCAGGAGGAGCTTCAGGCCATGTACACCGGCGGAACCGTCGTGCACGTCTGGATCGGCGAGGAGAACCCCGACCCGGGCGCCTGCGCCGAGTTCGTGCGCCGGGTGTTCCAAAACTACCGCCTGCCCTACCTGTCCCTGACTCCCACCTACTCGGTCTGCGCGGCCCACGGCTACCTCTCCGGGCGGCACGACACCTGCCCCAGGTGCGGGTCGGAGTGCGAGGTCTACTCCCGGGTGGTGGGTTATTACCGGCCGGTACGGCGCTGGAACGCGGGCAAGCAGGCGGAGTTCCGGGACCGCAGAACGTTCGCGGTGGGCCGATAG
- a CDS encoding anaerobic ribonucleoside-triphosphate reductase activating protein, with product MRIGGFLKLSFCDWPGRPAAVVFTQGCNFRCPWCHNPTLIPAEPEGALIPEEEVLAWLARRRGLLGGVVISGGEPTVQPDLLSFLGRVKSLGLPVQLDTNGSNPGIVAAALQAGLVDRVAVDYKLPARMYGTVCPEGAEGASAVMETVRLVLSAGKGAVRTTAVTGIHDREVIREMEQEVGGYLIVQPWRPPPSVSAKAEAGE from the coding sequence ATGAGAATTGGCGGCTTTCTTAAGCTATCCTTTTGCGACTGGCCGGGAAGGCCGGCGGCGGTGGTCTTTACCCAGGGCTGCAACTTCCGCTGCCCCTGGTGCCACAACCCCACGTTGATTCCGGCCGAGCCGGAGGGGGCTCTCATCCCCGAGGAAGAGGTTCTGGCCTGGCTCGCCCGGCGCCGGGGGTTGCTGGGCGGAGTGGTGATCTCGGGCGGGGAACCCACCGTCCAGCCCGACCTCCTATCCTTCCTCGGCCGGGTCAAGTCGCTGGGCCTGCCGGTGCAGCTCGACACCAACGGCTCGAACCCCGGAATCGTGGCTGCGGCCCTGCAGGCCGGGCTGGTGGACCGGGTGGCGGTAGACTACAAGCTTCCGGCCCGCATGTACGGCACGGTCTGCCCCGAGGGCGCCGAAGGCGCGTCCGCCGTAATGGAGACCGTGCGCCTGGTCCTGTCGGCGGGCAAGGGTGCGGTGCGGACCACGGCGGTGACCGGCATCCACGACCGGGAAGTTATCCGGGAGATGGAGCAGGAGGTCGGCGGGTATCTGATAGTCCAGCCCTGGCGGCCGCCCCCTTCCGTTTCGGCGAAGGCGGAGGCAGGGGAATAA
- a CDS encoding helix-turn-helix domain-containing protein: MHGSVERFSADRRAYLPFDALNCLSEIGRALVEGDSFDRVIERILETARASVGAESAGLLLYDEQAKCLALQKPAFGSWDERLISRYRVRRENGGNAISVFESRKPYVSNNPFEDSRIIRGLLELFPARNVASVPLAFNNRCIGVLHLNNKAGGFTDDDLAVLDLLGSQLASAVETARLVQRCRLQEAQVSRTVQHLKRLVELDDLLLRAALRGGIRAIAECLARYTGAGLAFYDRQLVRRASAGIADQALIQLDQHVSRAFGRKEPLPGKPSFSLPDRVSVFPLHAEGEVLGYLCVLAAGGSEPVAMVERSLPVLVLQLLRERAAVAALRDAESELVSNLLAGRWGPQEVAEKARQLGLALPLPGTVVVARRAGAGLRSTAITMLGRRRVHELRSWLEELGLRSLVAVGREEVVFLLSFVQERSGRTLKQVVSELRARLAGERDLPVCLGVGGVTETLDGVPRSYREARFALDCVTRIGRQEGEAFEAFFDDLGVYRPLVDAGAAAELERLVQGTLGPLIVTDRKKGTSYLRTLYSFFDHGGNLRATAEDLACHLNTVRYRLERTKQLLRQDLAHPECRFNLELAVRLARFFYPELFR; this comes from the coding sequence ATGCATGGGTCGGTCGAGAGATTCTCCGCAGACCGGCGAGCGTATCTTCCCTTTGATGCCTTGAACTGCCTTTCCGAGATTGGCCGGGCCCTGGTGGAAGGCGACAGCTTCGACCGGGTGATAGAACGGATACTGGAGACGGCCCGGGCGAGCGTAGGGGCAGAGAGTGCGGGCCTTCTCCTGTACGACGAGCAGGCAAAGTGCCTGGCCCTGCAAAAGCCGGCCTTTGGAAGCTGGGACGAGCGCCTGATCAGCCGTTATCGGGTGAGGAGGGAAAACGGGGGAAATGCGATCTCCGTCTTTGAGAGCCGAAAGCCCTACGTATCCAATAATCCCTTTGAGGATTCGCGGATAATCCGGGGCCTGTTGGAGCTGTTTCCGGCCAGGAACGTGGCCAGTGTCCCGCTGGCCTTTAACAACCGATGCATTGGTGTCCTGCACCTGAATAACAAGGCCGGGGGATTCACCGACGACGATCTGGCAGTCCTCGATCTGCTGGGGTCGCAGTTGGCCTCGGCTGTAGAGACCGCGCGATTGGTTCAACGCTGCAGACTTCAAGAGGCACAGGTCAGCCGCACCGTTCAGCACCTCAAACGCCTGGTAGAATTGGACGACCTGCTGCTCAGAGCCGCCCTTCGGGGCGGGATTAGGGCAATAGCGGAATGCCTGGCCCGGTATACCGGTGCGGGTCTGGCCTTCTACGACCGCCAGCTCGTGCGGCGGGCGTCGGCGGGGATTGCCGATCAGGCGCTGATCCAGCTGGATCAACATGTCTCCCGGGCGTTCGGCCGAAAGGAGCCGCTCCCGGGGAAGCCCTCGTTTTCCCTGCCGGATCGAGTATCGGTGTTTCCCCTCCATGCGGAAGGGGAGGTGCTGGGCTACCTGTGTGTACTGGCCGCCGGCGGTTCCGAACCGGTCGCTATGGTGGAACGCAGCCTTCCCGTCCTGGTGCTGCAGCTCTTGAGAGAGCGGGCCGCGGTAGCGGCGTTGCGGGATGCGGAATCCGAGCTGGTGTCAAACCTCCTGGCCGGAAGGTGGGGTCCGCAGGAAGTGGCCGAAAAGGCCCGGCAGCTGGGACTGGCCCTGCCCTTGCCGGGCACGGTGGTGGTAGCGCGCCGCGCCGGAGCCGGGCTGCGATCAACCGCAATAACCATGCTGGGTCGCAGGCGCGTGCACGAATTGAGATCCTGGCTGGAAGAGCTCGGCCTGCGTAGCCTGGTGGCGGTGGGCAGGGAAGAGGTTGTATTTCTCTTGTCCTTCGTCCAGGAGCGCTCAGGCCGAACGCTGAAGCAGGTAGTGTCCGAGCTGAGGGCCAGGCTGGCCGGCGAACGGGATCTTCCCGTCTGCCTCGGGGTAGGCGGGGTGACGGAAACCCTGGATGGGGTTCCGCGCTCCTACCGTGAGGCCCGGTTTGCCCTGGACTGCGTTACCAGAATCGGACGGCAGGAAGGGGAGGCCTTCGAGGCCTTCTTTGATGACCTCGGCGTTTACCGCCCTCTGGTTGATGCCGGGGCTGCCGCCGAACTGGAACGGCTGGTTCAGGGCACCCTTGGTCCCCTCATTGTCACCGACCGGAAGAAAGGCACCTCCTATCTCAGGACGCTTTACAGCTTCTTTGACCACGGGGGGAACCTCAGGGCAACGGCCGAGGATCTGGCCTGCCACCTCAACACCGTGCGCTACCGCCTGGAGAGGACGAAGCAGCTTCTCCGCCAAGACCTCGCTCATCCCGAATGCCGGTTCAATCTTGAGCTTGCCGTCCGTCTTGCCCGGTTCTTTTACCCGGAACTGTTCCGGTGA